One Nitrospira sp. MA-1 genomic window, GAAGATAGGTGCGGGGGTGCGGCCCGGCGAAATTATTTCGGTGGGGTGGCTGGTGTGATTATCTTCTATTCACTGACATTGTGGGGGGTTGAGAGCGGTTTTTTCTTTTTGCTTTTCCCCGGGTTCCATTGATCTTTGATATTTTTCTGTTGACCCATTCGTTTAAGGCTATCCATACGGTGTTCTCGCCACTATCGGCTCTGGCTATCTCCTGTGCAAGCGTGAGAATCTCTTGATACGAACGCACGTGTAATGCTACCTGATCCTGTCTGACCATCTGCGTGAATTCTCCCCATTCATGGGATTTGACCTTTTTGGCCATGGGCAGATCCGCATTGTCTGCATAGACGATGACCACCGCCGGTTGCTTGTTTTTCTGCCGTGCCAGCTTATAGGCCACCACCAGATTGCGCATCCATTGGTAGGCCGCTCCCGCGAATGGGCAGGGCTGGTAATCAGTTTCGGCATCCAGATAAAAGACCTTCGGAATGATGTCCCAATATTGGATGCCTTTGTCACTTAAGGGGCAACGACTGGTCATGGTAATTCCGCGAAGGCTTTTCTGCATATAGTTTCCCTGGCACGGGATAGAGCCATTGCGCCGTACCGTTTGCGAACAGGCGCCTCCATCCTGCTCGGTGAATTTACATTCAAACAGAATCACCGAATTGGGACTTTCCGCATAGACATCCACTTGCGTCGGGCGAGGTTCATTGAGCAATGATGGGCGAACGCGCGATTCCAGGGTGATGTTCCAGGGACCGCCGGCCGGAACCCCAAGGTTGGTTGCCAGCGCATCAAGAATCACATCACAATCGGATGAGGTTTTGATGGTACCGAAGACATCAATGGCCAGGGCTTGGGATGAATGTGTCACATGCGTATCGATGGCTTCTCCCCGGCCTGTGTGCCACGGAAATGTTTCCCATGGTTCACAGGCTTGATGCGCGGGGGGAAAGATATTGCGTTCGATGCGTGTTCTGGTGGCTTGGTCCATAGGCGTCGGCTTTCATTGTGAGACTGGGATGTCGGAATGTGGTGTTTATGGTTTGTATCGGTAAATGGGGCTTGAAGCTGAATATAGAGGGGAATCGAGATTAGCGTTTTTATTTTTAAAAAGGCTGCATAAGGATGAAAATTGTTTCACCTACCGCACCTCTGGGATTTCGGAGTGAGAGAAGAAGGCCCACTCCACATCCCCTATTGTGCCTCTTTGACATGAAACCTTCTTACAACGAATGAGAAAAAGATCGCTGACCGATCGGGAATGTTCGAAGCGATGCGAATAAATGATTGATCCCGGGTTTCGGCCCGGCAGCCGAGCCACTTTTGCTTCGGCAAAAGTAACCAAAACCATTGACGCCCCGTCTGGCCGCATTGGAGGGGAGGGACGCTAACCTGAGAGGAGCGACCCTCCTGGGGCCAGCCGGCAGGCGTCGGAACAACATTAAAGCGTACCGAGACAAAGCCACGGACGGCAGGCAAACTCGCGGAGTTTATCCTGAGCCAACGCCGAAGGGCTCAAACACTGCCCGCCTTTCCTCCGGTGCCGGTTGCACGGCTCGGTCATGCCACAAGGCCAGGAGAGGCTAGCGGGGATGAATGAATTCGCCGGGCTCATACACGGTCCACTAGAGGGAAGAGCGTCCCTCCTGTAGACCAGCCGGCAGTCGTCGATCTATTAGGAACATTCCAGGGCCTCCCATGAAGCAGACTGGAGAGATGGAAGGCTGCCTTGTCTGAACACCACTGCCGCTGCAGATTTTTTCAGCATACTGCGGGGTGGCACTTTTTCCCTAACCGATGGCTGGGGGCATTGCGTTTATCGAAGATTTTCTTTTCCTCGATTGGGTATAATCCCGCTATGCGTGACTTGATAATATCGACTCTTCGATGCCACGTTCCCATGATGAGGACTTCGGCCTTTCTCATGCCGTTTTTCACTGCGCTCTGCCTCATCATCCTCCCGGTATCTGCGCAATCGGTACAGTCCGAGACGGACCAGGGCGCATGGCAGACGGAAACCCCGGCACCCACGAAGCGGACTGAGGTGGCAGCCGCGACCTTGAACAATACAATTTACGTCGTGGGCGGTTTTGAGCAGCCCGGCTTGAGCAACTTCATCAATCTTGGGATCACTCCATCCCTCCAAGCCTACGATCCCGCCACAGACCGATGGACGGCCAAAGCGCCCATGCCCATCGGCCTACACCATCTGGGTATCGGGGTGGTAGGCGGCAAGCTGTATGTCATTGGCGGTTACAAGCAGGGGGGGCTCAGCGTCTGGCAGCCCGTGGCCACGGTGTATGCCTACGATCCAGCCATGGACACTTGGACGGAGCGCGCCCCCATGCCGACTCCTCGCGGGGCCTTGTCCGTGACAGCGCACGACGGAAAACTGTATGCCATCGGCGGCTACGACGGGAAGGCCAATAGCCCTGCCGTCGAGATCTACGATCCCCAAACCAATACCTGGACTGTGCGCACGCCGTTGCCGACCCCTCGCGATCATCTTGCGGCCGCAACCGTGTCCGGTAAGGTGTACGCAATCGGCGGACGAGTAAACGGCGACTATCGGCAAAATCTCGCTGTCATGGAGGTGTACGATCCCGTCACCGACCGCTGGTCGCGGGCCGCAGATCTTCCGGCTGCCCGCAGTGGAATCACCGCGGCCGAAGTTGGCGGTCGGATTTATGTTTTCGGCGGCGAAAAGGAAGAGGGTACCTTTCGTGAAAACGAGGCGTATGATCCGGCGCGTAACGTCTGGCAAACCATGGCACCCATGACGACAGGACGCCACGGCCTCGGGTCTGCGGTAGTGGATGGCCGTATATACGTCATCAGTGGCGGGCCGACTCCAGGAGGCTCCTTTAGTGATCTGAACGAAGTCTTTACTCCACCTGAATCCGGTACCTCCAAACGCTCTAACCCATGAGGCGCAAATCAGCCTGACAGATCTGGTCCCTCGAAATATTTGAGATGACATATTTTCATGGGGCATCGTATAATTTAGTCAGTAGATAGGAATTGGTGATGTTTAGCGGATTTTGATTCAGGGCTTGAAAGGAGAATGTATGGAGTGGAGAGCGAGTCATATTTTAGTGAAAGAAAAAGGGTTAGCGGACGACCTGAGAAAACGCCTGAAAACCGGTGGTAAATTTGCCGAATTGGCGAAAGAATTCTCGACCTGCCCCAGTGGTTCCAAAAGTGGGGATCTTGGCTGGTTTGGTCCCGGCAAAATGGTCAAGGCCTTTGAAGATGCGGTCAAACGCCTGGGGCATGGCAGTCTGAGCCCTGTGGTTAAAACCCAATTCGGGTACCACATCATTAAAAAAACCGGACAGAAGGAATAATCTTCCTGACAGATTCATCTTCCGCGATTCTCAAAGATTATTTCGAACAGATGACCCGGAGGTTTTCCTGCCCTACATTTTCGGGATCATACGTAAATGATGGCTCGAGCCCTTCAACGTGACTCTCAGGACAAGTTCTAGAAGGCTCCGTGCCTCTGCTGGTCATCCTCAAACGTATAGGCCCTCCTTAGTTATCGGTTCAGAATGATGAGCGCTGTGGGGCTGGCGGTTTGACCGCCTTGCGGCTTCGTGATTAAGGCCGTCATGCCGAAATAGCCACCTGATGTGAGCCTAGGCCTTGTCATTGTCGATAATGGATTGGCGTGCTTGCGAATCGTTCCGACGATGAAACTCACGACACATGCTTCTTCAATTAGGACAGACCCCATAGGTTTTCCTGGCGTATTGTGGCCATATCACCAATGGGCTCCCTATATAAATAATGAACGCGCGTTTCGTCAAAGAATTTCTCCATCACGTATCTGATCGGATACAGGATCGTATCTGATTGGATACGCAATCTCCCACTCCACACATATTCCATTTTCCATTGGCGTTCCTTTTGTTTCTTTCTTTTTCTATAATCCCGCTGATTTGTCATGTGATCAGCCAGTGACGGAGGAGCCTTCCGTTGCGCTCGCATGAATCTTGAGTTTCCAGTAGGCAGGAACGGGAGAGTGGCTGTCATTTTTTATCAAATGGAGGACGTTTTGAGTTGTCCAACCACACAGATGTTCTTTCCCTTCAGCAATGAGACGAAGCCGAAATGCCTTATCCGACAGGTATCGGATTCCAGGGAAAACTTGCGAGTGAATCATGTCTTTTGAAAAAAGTGATGACTCAAAAATTCCTGTCACGGGGTTATTGATTCTGCTAACCGTGCTTGGAGGATTTCTGTATTACCAACAACCCTTTCGAAGTGAACGACCCGTTAATGAACAACAAGGCAAGTCGTTGATCGTTGGGGACAAGCGGGTTCAAAGCCGGCTCTGGCAGGACCCTTTCGCATCGGTAAAGGCTCATAAAAATGCCGAACCCAAGGCCAACCAATCTCAGTCTGAGGCCCCGTCATTACAAGATTCCTCCAATGGTTCCGGGACCAGGGATCATCATAAATTAGGCATTCAGTTGCGTGAGATCACAGAGACCATAGGGACAACCGAACCACCATTCAAAGTCCTGATCGTCGTGACAGAAGGGACTCCCTTTGCTTCCGGAACAGAATACCGGTTACGCCATAGATACGCGGTGGTGTCCGCTCTCGGGGAGGCCGGGTATATCCCCGAAGAAGGGGAGTTTTTCCGATATTTTGGGTGGGACCGCACAAAACTTAAAGGAAATGATACCTGCTGGGATGAAAGTTGTCCCGCCCTTGATGTGCCGCTCGAATGGTTTAAACCACAGGACAAGCAAAAAAACAATGTCCTGGTCTTATGGGTCAAGGATCAGGACCTGGAGAAAAAGCCCTTGGCGTCCCTGGAAGGCCTCGTGGCATTCGTCAAAAATCCAGAACCGGACTTTCGAAAGAATCAACAAGGTAAACATTCACCTGATCCCACCATGTCGTTTACGGTTTTAGGGCCCTTTCATTCCGGAACGTTACGCGCCATGATCGGCGAAGTGCTCGCAAAGCGGAGTCAGGAACCTCCCTCCACCTCTCCAACAGAGGGTTCGCACGCGATTGAATACCTTTCCTTTTCTGCAACGGCGTCTGATGCCGTTCTATTTGAAGGTTTCCCTCTTGGGAGAGAAGAATGTGTGAGTGAAGCCACGTGCTGGGAGTATATGAGGTCCTTGAACTTTGATGTGCATCGTGTCATCGGAACAGATGAAGAACTGGCTAGAACACTCGTCGAGGAATTAACCAAACGAAGGGTGGACCTTCAAAATGGACATGATCATATTGCCTTGATCGGCGAGTGGGATACGCTCTATGGGCGGAAATTGCCTCTGACCTTTCTTGAGGTGACGAAAACGACTCCGGATCTTGATCTGATATCCAAAATTGAAAATTTAGGAGACGTCGACTGGCCGGATTGGGCCCATCGCTTTAGCTATCTTCGTGGAATTGACGGTGAGCTTCCCCAGAATATGAATGGCTCTGACGGAAACTCCAAGGGTGACGGAACCGATTCCGGAAACTTTTTAAATTTCCGCAATAGAGGTCTTGAACGCCCCGAAGGCCCGTCGCAATTCGATTACCTGAGGCGTTTGGCCTTACAAATTAAAGTCGAAGATCAAAAGATTCGTGAACGCTGTATGGACAATGTGGGGGAAGGATCGTGGCCCATCTGTCCGGGCTTTAAGGCCATGGGCATTTTGGCAGGAGATGTCTATGACAAACTGCTGCTCCTCCAAGCGTTACGGAAGGAATTTCCCGGGGTCATTTTCTTTACCACCGATCTTGATACCCGTCTCCTCCATCCGGCCCAATATCAATGGACACGGAATCTTCTGATTGCTTCCCATTTTGGCCTACGCCTTCATCCCCAGATTCAGGGCTCGATTCCCCCCTTTCGTGATGCCTATCAAACCTCGTTATTCTTATCCACGCTGCTGGCTCTTGACCCTGTCACCGTATGTCGGACAGCTTCCTCCTTTTTTTCTCATGGGACATGCGACGACTCACCAGACACCCACTCTTACAAAAGAACGCC contains:
- a CDS encoding peptidylprolyl isomerase — protein: MEWRASHILVKEKGLADDLRKRLKTGGKFAELAKEFSTCPSGSKSGDLGWFGPGKMVKAFEDAVKRLGHGSLSPVVKTQFGYHIIKKTGQKE
- a CDS encoding kelch repeat-containing protein, which produces MPFFTALCLIILPVSAQSVQSETDQGAWQTETPAPTKRTEVAAATLNNTIYVVGGFEQPGLSNFINLGITPSLQAYDPATDRWTAKAPMPIGLHHLGIGVVGGKLYVIGGYKQGGLSVWQPVATVYAYDPAMDTWTERAPMPTPRGALSVTAHDGKLYAIGGYDGKANSPAVEIYDPQTNTWTVRTPLPTPRDHLAAATVSGKVYAIGGRVNGDYRQNLAVMEVYDPVTDRWSRAADLPAARSGITAAEVGGRIYVFGGEKEEGTFRENEAYDPARNVWQTMAPMTTGRHGLGSAVVDGRIYVISGGPTPGGSFSDLNEVFTPPESGTSKRSNP